The genome window GCGGAGGTCACGCAGCGCGTGTCCGTGGAGCGGCTGCGTGATGTGCCGGACCCGGCCGCCGCGATCGCCGAGGCGGTGGGAGGGTTCGCGGATGCCTTCCAGGCGCGCGAGGGGCTGGTGCGGGTGTTCCTGCTGCTCGGCATCCGTCACGCGGCGGTGCGGGAACTGGGCACCCGGGTCAGTGTCGAGGGGAACCTTCTCTTCTCCGCGGCTCTGGAGCGGGTCCCCGTCGCGCACCCGGATCGCGCCGTCGCGCTCGATTTCGCCTATCGCCTGATGTACGCCGGCGTCGCGCACCGGATCACCCAGGGCGAGTTCCTGGAGTCGGACCGGCCGCTGCCATGGAGCGCGCTGAAGAGCCGGCTGCAGGAAACGGTCGTCGCGTATCTCCTGGGCGGGCCGGAACCGCACTGACCGGCCTTGCCGGTCGCCTCTTCGGGCTCGCTCCAGGCCGCGTGAGGGACGCCGCGCCCCCGACCGCGGGCGCGGCGTTCCCACCTCGTGTCCTCTACACCTGCGCGTTCGGACAGGTCCGGTACACCTGCGCGTTCGGACAGGTCCGGCCACTTGCAGAACAGTGAATGTAAGCCTACATTCACATATGGGGGCTTGGTCGGCGTGAAGTCATCCAGGCCACCACTCATCGGTGTGACCGGTCGCTGTTCTGGTCGGTGACCCGCTTCCCCGCGTGTGAGTCCGCCGCCACGAGCCGTGACGCATCTCAGAAGCACACCTCATCCCCACCGGGCCGACTGCCCGGCCCTGCCGCCGATGTCAG of Streptomyces phaeolivaceus contains these proteins:
- a CDS encoding TetR/AcrR family transcriptional regulator; translation: MTDNSVRRPAAVQGRSRRSEQEFLRAGFSLLEEGGVEALTVAAVAERAGMSVGSVYRRFGDKEGLLYAIHLAFTDMLRAEVTQRVSVERLRDVPDPAAAIAEAVGGFADAFQAREGLVRVFLLLGIRHAAVRELGTRVSVEGNLLFSAALERVPVAHPDRAVALDFAYRLMYAGVAHRITQGEFLESDRPLPWSALKSRLQETVVAYLLGGPEPH